One window of the Terriglobia bacterium genome contains the following:
- a CDS encoding carboxypeptidase-like regulatory domain-containing protein, with amino-acid sequence METMQNRFSAALLIAAALLLCPLAASAGDLSAISGHVRDSSGVPVMGAMVLVTSPVFPARMVHTDKDGAFSILNLFAGEYTVQISMTHFLPSMKQGLQLTRGGTAVLTVNLQNALDVVRRAVAREKSESEDIVWTLRSSRSTQPVLRLADSDGKGEPQIKTTIGPDYTGYFQLYSKSVETPAGTTEGVGSQFSVTMPLDTKSKVNVRGQYNDSPSLPRGIGASYDFVPRAHHKAEVGIDVRQGSLVTDPLQVDSSREIQVRYGDNYQWSDHIVLNYGAEAGRVGSIAPVNYLRPRLGISWVPQARTTVTLGTSSQAPLAADDPLRGKDFFDRTMFVPPGMERYSHTEAGLTHVVGDSVELTAAVFRDKPDTEALFVSAADGHPAILLLDT; translated from the coding sequence ATGGAAACCATGCAAAACCGGTTTTCTGCAGCACTTTTGATTGCCGCTGCTCTTCTTCTTTGCCCGCTCGCCGCGAGCGCCGGCGATCTCTCGGCCATCAGCGGTCACGTTCGTGACAGCAGCGGCGTTCCGGTGATGGGCGCGATGGTGCTCGTCACATCCCCCGTCTTTCCAGCCAGAATGGTTCACACCGATAAAGACGGCGCGTTCTCGATCCTGAATCTGTTTGCCGGCGAGTACACGGTCCAGATTTCGATGACGCATTTCCTGCCTTCGATGAAGCAGGGCCTTCAACTGACGCGCGGCGGCACGGCGGTATTGACGGTCAACCTGCAGAACGCTCTGGATGTTGTGCGGCGCGCCGTGGCCCGGGAGAAATCCGAATCCGAAGACATTGTCTGGACGCTGCGCAGTTCGCGGTCGACGCAACCGGTGCTTCGCCTCGCCGATTCCGACGGTAAGGGAGAACCACAGATCAAGACGACGATTGGTCCCGATTACACCGGATACTTCCAGCTCTATTCGAAGTCGGTTGAAACTCCCGCGGGAACCACCGAAGGCGTCGGATCGCAGTTCTCGGTGACGATGCCGCTCGATACCAAATCCAAGGTCAATGTTCGCGGCCAATATAACGATTCGCCATCGCTTCCGCGCGGAATCGGCGCGTCTTACGATTTCGTTCCCAGAGCGCACCACAAGGCCGAAGTCGGCATCGACGTGCGGCAGGGTTCTCTGGTGACGGATCCTCTGCAGGTCGACTCGTCGCGTGAAATTCAGGTCCGGTACGGCGACAACTATCAATGGTCCGATCACATCGTCCTGAACTACGGCGCCGAGGCCGGCCGCGTCGGGTCCATCGCACCGGTGAATTACCTGCGTCCCCGGCTCGGAATCTCCTGGGTGCCTCAGGCGCGAACAACCGTGACCCTGGGAACATCGTCGCAGGCCCCTCTTGCGGCGGATGATCCCCTCCGCGGAAAAGACTTTTTCGACCGGACAATGTTTGTACCTCCGGGGATGGAGCGCTATTCCCATACGGAAGCGGGTCTGACCCACGTCGTGGGCGACAGCGTCGAATTGACTGCTGCGGTTTTCCGGGACAAACCCGACACCGAGGCGCTGTTCGTCAGCGCGGCCGATGGCCACCCGGCCATTCTGCTGCTGGATAC